In the genome of Zobellia nedashkovskayae, the window ATCCATTGGTTTCTTTTTACATATTCCTTTTCCTTCATTTGAAATTTTCAGAACCCTCCCTTGGCGTGAAGAACTGTTGGAAGGCGTACTAGGTTCTGACCTTATAGGTTTCCATACATATGACTATGAAAGACACTTTCTTAGTTCCGTAAGACGTTTGTTAGGGCTTGAAGTTAGTTTTAACGATATTACCATGGGCGACCATGTGATTAAAGTGGACTCTTTTCCCATGGGTATCGATTACAAGAAATTCAGCGATGCCGCAAAAATTCATTACAATAGAGCCGAAAGTGAGCAGTCTGAGTTACAGCAACGCTTAAATACGCATAAGGAAACGGACCCGGATGCCAAATTTATCTTATCTATAGACCGTTTGGATTATAGTAAAGGCATTGCCAAAAGACTAAACGCTTTTGAGTATTTCTTAAACAAATATCCACAGTATAAAGAAAAGGTAAGGTTGATTATATTAGCCGTTCCCTCCCGTTCTAACGTACCACAGTACCAGTTACTGAAAAGAGAAATAGATGAATTAGTTGGCCGGATTAACGGTGAATTTTCAACCGTAAGCTGGACGCCTATTTGGTATTTTTACCGATCTATGCCGTTTGAAAACCTCATCGACTTATATACTTCTAGTGATATTGCATGGCTTACACCGTTACGTGACGGTATGAATCTTGTGGCCAAAGAATATATTGCAACACGTACGGATCAAACCGGCGTTTTGATTTTGAGTGAAATGGCGGGTTCTGCTAACGAAATGAACGAATCATTACTGGTTAACCCTAATAACTTTGAACAGACCGCAGACGCATTAGATGAGGCTATAAACATGCCAGTGGAAGAGCAAAAAGCACGAAATTCCGTATTACAGAAAAGATTAGCACGCTATAACGTAGAGAAATGGGCCAATGATTTCATGACCTCTTTAAAATCTCAGAAAGAACGTGAGGCTGCCAACGTTTCTCATAAGCTTACCGATAAAATCTTTGAGTCAATATCAGAAAAATATACAACAGCAAAAAAGAGATTGCTGTTTTTGGATTACGATGGCACCTTAGCCGGTTTTCACAACGACCCTCAAAAAGCAAGTCCGGATGAACAATTGTATAAACTACTGGACATCTTAAACAATCAACCCGGTACGGTACTTTACTTAATAAGCGGTAGAGATAAAGACACCTTTACCAAATGGTTCCTTCCTAAAAAGTACAACATGATCGTTGAGCATGGTGTTTGGATTTCACAAGAAGGAGAGCCCTTTAGAATGTTGGAAAATGTAAAAAACGATTGGATGGAGCATGTGCGCCCTGTCTTAGAATCTTTTGTTGACCGAACCCCAGGAAGTTTTATTGAAGAGAAGAATTACAGCTTGGCTTGGCATTATAGAAAAACTGACCCGGATTTTGGCGAAAAAAGAGCCATGGAACTTTCAGAAACGTTAACCAGCCTTATTGGCACGGACGACCTAAGCTTACTTAACGGCAACAAAGTTGTTGAAGTTAAGAGCAGTAATGTAAATAAAGGCCGTGCTTCTAGCCGCATACTTGGTGAAGACGAATATGATTTTGTTTTTGCTATTGGTGATGATTGGACAGATGAGTTCATGTTTCAAGAACTACCTGAAAGTACTGTTACGGTAAAAGTGGGACGCCAGCAGACCTCTGCTAGATTTTACGTAGAGAACACCCTAAAAGTTAGGGATCTTTTACAGAAATTTGCTAAACTGTAAAAGCTAACCCAACCAGATGAGAATAAAATACGTTCTATTAATAACATTGCTATTTTCTTTACCTAACCTGCAGGCCCAACAGAATACGGAAGTATATCTTTTGGACATTAAGACGGTAAACGGTAAGACCGAAATGGTTAACCCAAGAAATATAAGCAATAATGAAGGGTATGATAACCAACCGTCATTCTACAACGAGAACACCATTTTATTCTCATCTACCAGGAGGGGACAGACAGACATTGCCAAGTATGATATTAAATCTGGTGCGTTAACCTATATTTCAGACACGCCCCAAGGCAGTGAATATTCACCTTTAAAAATACCCGGAAAGAACTCCACTTCTGCAATACGTTTGGATACTACGGGTCTGCAACGCCTCTACGAGTACAGTATTTGGGATGGTACCTATACGGAAATTCTTAAGGACCTTAGTATAGGATATCATGTTTGGTATGATGAAGAAACAATTGTTTCCGCAGCATTGGGCAATGAAGGTTTAAACTTAGTTATTTCTAATATCAAAAATGGCAGTCATGACACCATTTACAATAACGTAGGCCGTTCACTTCATAAAATTCCAGATAAGAATCTCATCAGTTTTATTAGTAAAAATAGTGACCCTTGGGAGGTAAAATCCCTGAACCCAAAAACAGGTAAAATTAAAACCATCACCAGTATGTTCAAAAACACTGATGATGTATGTTGGCTTAGTAACGGCCATATTATAGCCGCCGATAATAAAACATTAATGGAGATAGCTCCAGAAGAAAGTAAAGAATGGAAACGCTTTCTAAGGTTGGATAAAAAAGGACTGAACAACATTAGCCGTATTGCCGTGAGCCCAAACGGCAGCCACTTATCTGTAGTGGTAGAGCAAACTCCAGAAGCTATTGTACAAAATCAATTAGATGCCTACAATGCTAGAGACCTGAAAGCTTTTTTAAATACCTATTCAGAAGATATACAAGTGTTCAATTTTCCGAATGAACTAAGTTTTGAGGGCAAAGAAGTATTAAAGGAAAGGTATGGAGCTTTTTTTGAATCGACTCCGGACTTACACTGCAAAATCAAAAACCGCATTATTATTGGTAATAAAATCATAGATAAAGAAAAAGTTACCATAAATGGAGAAACCCATTGGGTGGTTGCCATTTATGAAGTAGAAAACGGCAAAATTGCCAAAGTAACTTTTGTCCGTTAAAGTCTATTGAAACCGCGCTTTCACATTCTTCCAATAATTATCCTCTCGCAATTTGCCTGCACCTCTTTATGGTTTGCTGGCAATGCCATTGTAGATGAGCTTACCCTAAAAACGGGATTAGGGCCAGAAATTATTGGTTACGTCCTATCTTCTGTACAATTGGGTTTTATTATAGGCACACTGGTTTTTGGCCTTTTTATGATTGCAGACCGGTTTTCGCCTTCACGTGTGTTTATGATTTGCTCAATTTTGGCAGCACTTTGTAACTTTCTATTGCTTTCCGAAGTGTTATCTAAGTGGACGCTCCTCTTTGCCCGTTTTGGAACGGGATTTTTTCTTGCCGGTATTTATCCCGTAGGAATGAAAATAGCAGCAGATTATTATCAAAAAGGACTAGGTAAAGCTTTGGGATATTTAGTAGGAGCACTAGTTTTGGGAACGGCATTTCCGTATTTTGTAAGTGGTACTAGTTTGGGAAGCGATTTTACTTTGGTCATAAAAATAACCTCGGCACTCGCAATAATAGGCGGATTGATATTATGGATGTTTGTACCCAACGGCCCTTTTAGGAAGCCTAGCTCTAAATTATCCCTAGGTGCCGGACCCTTGCTATTTAAACTCCATAGTTTTAGACAGGCTGCCTTTGGTTACTTTGGCCATATGTGGGAACTTTATGCCTTTTGGGCCTTTACACCACTGGCCATACAAACCTATAATGATATTAGCGGTTCCGAACTCTCCGTTGCCCTATCTACAGGTATTATCATTGCTTTAGGCGGCCTCTCATGTGTTTTAGGTGGATTACTATCCTTGCGGACTGGCAGCCGTAAAGTGGCGGTGATATCATTACTCCTTTCCGGTCTTTTCTGCTTGCTTTCTCCCCTACTCTTTATACTTCCTACTTCATTATTTTTAATAGGATGGGGATTTTGGGGTATGGCAGTCACGGCAGATTCTCCACAATTCTCAAACTTAGTAGCTGGCTCAGTACCACCAGAACTAAAAGGTACGGCCTTGACGCTCGTAAACTGTATTGGCTTTGCCGTGAGCATCTTCAGCATACAATTGCTTTCTGCCCTAGCGGAGACAATTGATGTCACCTACCTATTTACTGTATTGGCTTTAGGCCCTGCCATTGGGCTTTTTGGACTACTTGGCAAGCAGTATAAAGCCTAGATTAAACACTTCAAACTACATTTATAGGATATAAGTACTTTAAGATGTATACCTAATTTGCATTAAAATTTCGCTTCAAACCCATCAATTGTATGGAAAATAAAGGCTGTTGGTCATTTGTCGATTAGCAAGTGAAACTAGCAGACATCAGCACGTAAAAATACCATGACAAACCAATAGAAACAAGGCCTAAGACACTGGTTTTAACAATAATAGACTCCTACTAGACGTTAAATATATGTAAGAATTAACCTATAATAAGTATATGGTGATAAACTACACACCCCCGATCTCTAGCAAAAACATAGTAATCTTTCTTTTATTGCTATGCACAATATTGTGCCATTCACAAAATCTAGTAGTTAACCCCAGTTTTGAGGAATTTATTGCCTGCCCTGATAATTTGGGTATTGCAAAGAATAACATAGTAGGCTGGTCCGTACCCACAGACGGAACTACGGACTATTTTAATACCTGTAGCGTTGCCATGGGCGTGCCCTATAACTTTAATGGAAATCAGAAACCAAAGAACGGGGTGGGATATTTGGGCTTTTATTTATTTGCTGCCAATGATTATCGAGAATTTGCGCAGGGTCAATTAATGGAACCCCTTATAAAAGACACTGAATATATAGTCAGTTTCTATATTAGTTTGGCCGAAAAATCTAAATATGGTCTAAAATATATAGGAGTTCTATTCTCTGAGAACGAGCTAACTAAGTCAAATTCCAAATCTCTAATAAAATATATAAAGCCAGAGTCGGGAGTGATTAATTTTACAGAGATTGGAAATCCCAAATACTTTGCGGACAAAGAGGAATGGATGTACATATCCTTCAAAACAAAAGCAAGGGGAGGTGAACTTTTTTTTACGATCGGCAATTTTAGAAACAACCTATCTACGGTAAAGAGTACTACTAAAGGAATTAAAAGTGCTGGCTATTATTATTTGGACATGGTATCTATTAAACCGGTTATGAATGATCCTTTTGATAGAGATTTGCAGCTAGATACAAACTATGTACTGAATGATGTTCTTTTTAAAACTAACGAGTATTCTTTGGACGAGAAGGCCAAGAATAGTCTTAAAATTTTGGCCGATAAATTGAATAATGATCCATCATTACATTTAACGGTTCATACACATACGGATACTGACGGATCAGACCAGTATAACAAATCACTTTCTACAAAACGAGCATTGGCGATAACCCAATACTTAGTTCTATTGGGTGCAGACAAAGAACGTTTGGATTTTCTTGGTCATGGTGGGGAAAAGCCCATTGCCGATAATTCCCAGCCCGAAGGCAAGAAAAAAAACCGCAGAGCGGAATTCCAACTTTCTAGAGGCCGATTCAAAGATTTAGAAACCAACACTGGTTTTGCGGAGACTATTTTTGAAGATGAACAGTAAAGTTTACTCGGAGCCATTCTTTTATACTACCCAGTTCTAATTTAAACTGAATTCTTAAACGAGAATAGCACAAGCTTTGGCCATGGCTCAAGCAAACAACACCCCTTTATGAATATTACGCAATTCTGTAAGAATCTAAGTACGTAAATATTATATTGCAGAAGTAAACTGCAAACGAGCAGCTTGCCAAACAAGAACAAAATGCTGAATATTAAATCACTTTTTTTCTTTTTAGCCCTAATCTGGTTAAACTCCTGTTCAGGTCAAAAAACGGAATTGATTGCACTCCCTTTTGAACAAGATCTATTTCCCGAAGGAATTACAATAGACAGCAGAACTAAAACAGTATATCTGAACAGTCTTAAACACAACAAAATAGTAAGTAGCTCTATTGATGGGAGTAATCCTAAGACATTTCTAGAATCTAACGAATATAACTATCTGTCTGGCTTTGGAATGACTATAAAAGGAGATACCTTATATGCTCTTGGCAATACATTGCCAGAAGATAAAAACAGTTCTATTCTTTTGTTTTTACAACTTTCTACAGGAGACCTTATTGATTCCTACACTCTCAACGATTCAGATTTTCATTATTGGAACGATTTAGCCGTTAGTTCTACTAATGAGATTTTTATAACGGATTCTGAAAGTAATAAAATCTATAAAATAAAAAGACCTGATAAAAGCATAGCGGTTTTTTTAGATAATAAAGCTATTCCAAACTGCAACGGGATTACTATTTCCCCTAATGACAAACATCTATACTTGGCATCAAATAATGGAATTGCTATTGTTGATCTGTCGTCCAAAAAACTAATGAACAAACCTAAAGAGGAGTATTCCAGTATTGATGGCTTAAAATATTATAAAAATAATTTATACGGAATCGTAAACGGTTGGGGTGAACAATCCCAAAACGGACTGTTTAAATATGAACTTAATTCTACTGGTACGGAAATTCTAAAAAGCAAAAAATTAGTAGAGTTTACAGAGCGTTTCAGAATTCCTACCACTTTTGACATTTGCGACGGATACATCTATTTTATAACGAATACACAAATAGATAACCTAGATGGTAACACCAATAAGATTATAGACACAAACAAGCTAGAGCCCTATAGAATGATGAAAATTAAAGTGGAATGAAATATCTTGTATAAAAAAAAGGTGAAGCATTTAGCTTCACCTTAATACTATGCTACAGAAACTATTTATTTTTGACAAAGTGTTGCTGTAAACGTACCTTCAATATCGTTTTCTGCTTTAGTGTCACCTCCTCTTACTCTTCCTGAGATACTTGTTTCCGTAACTTCGGTAATAATTACCCCTGCTCCAAAAAAGGAAGCCGTTCCTGAATCCTCTCCATCTTTATAGAAGAAATAAGGGCCTTTTCCATCATACTCACCGGGTGTTAATTCTGTATCAGATGCTACGAAAAAGGAAATATCTCCAATAGATTGAAACTCATCACATTCTTCCGTTTCACTAAAAAGTTTGAATTCATAACCTGCATCTCCAAAACTTTCTCCTTTTGTAAAATGTATAGTTGCAGGTGTAAAGGCTTCAGAATTTAAAAAACCCGATACGGCTGCTGTACTAATTTCAGCTTCTTTAGAACCTTCTTCCTCTCCATCATCTGTTGAACAGGAAATAAAAAAGGTACTACATGCCAATACAAGACTTGGGATAATAAACTTACGTTTCATTTATATCTATTTTAAAGTTTAGAGAAGATTGAACGAATAAAACATTCTTTTATTTAGTTAAGCCATGCATTAGTTTTATTATATCCTAAGTTCAAACGATAAATTATTAATTCCGCAGACAACAGAATTGGTATATCAATAATCAAAATAAAAAAGAGTAGTCAGGATCTAGTAAATAACTTTAAACTTTACCAAAAAGGTTTCCGTAATTTTATAAGCAAAATAAAACTCAATTGAAAAGCAATACTACACACAAGCAGAAAGTAATATTTTTTAGGCGTTTTGATTTTTATAATAGGAATACCACATTAATTTAATTTTAACATAAATTACTAAATTTCAATTATTTATAATATTTTAGATTTATATTTAAAAAAATTGAATAGTTAAAATTTTTAATTAAGCAAGTTAGTTCCCCTAGTATTTATTGACAGAAACATTATTCCCCCATTTGTTGTAAAAACAACCAATTGTATAGAATAATAACCAATAATTATATACTATGAGAACAATTAACAAGATTACGCTTTTTACGCTTGCTGTACTTTTTACTCCGTTAATTTTTAACGCGCAAGAAATTTCGGCTACTATGGAGTTCGAGAATGCCGAAGCCAATGTAGCAATCGTATCGAATTACGTCAATGCACTTCAAAACGAAGATGTGCAAACTATGGTAGCACAATTAGCAGATGATGCAAAAATTTATGGTCTAACTGGAGGTCCTTCAAACGAAATGAGCCCCACACAGTTATCCGAATATTACAAGGAAAGCTTTGCAACCACTAAACATAAGATTGACGAAAACACAGCCTATGCACCTATAAAAGTGACTGGTGGAATAAACGAGGGCGAGTGGGTCATGGTTTGGACTACCGATACCATTAGCCATAAGGAAACAGGTCAAGAGATTGCGATACCTGCGCAGGTAACCTGTATTTTAGAAAACGGTAAAATTGCGATGATGGCCCATTATTACGATCAATTGAATGTGATGATGTCTATGGGCTACACGCTACAACCCCCTTCGAAAGAATGAATAAACTTTTCTTATTGATTTTTAAACCCAGAAGTTTTTTCTGGGTTTTGCTTTTAAAATATAATAAGCTGCACAGCCATTGACAGATTTTGTAAAGGGAAATTGCTAGAAAAACTAGCAACCCTTTTTCCGCCTGAATTCGTTGTTTTACGATTCTTTGAGCAACAAAATGATATTATTTTCGAGACAAGGGTATTATTCAATTCTTTATTGGACTAAAGATTATTTACTATTTATGAAAATATATAATAAATCTTCTAACGTAATATTGACTTGGCAGCGTGGAAAAAAAATGGCTACAACACAACCTATAAAAAATACGAGTTTTGTTTTTTAGCGCTAAGGTTTAAGTATATTTAAAATGTCGCGAAATCTTTAGAATTTAGCTTTTGACCAGAAAAAATAAATCAAAACTAAGAGATTGCGCTAGTTCCGTAGCGGAAAGCAAACGCTAATTTGCTCCCGGAATGTTCATAACTAAACCGGAATGGATACTAGACTTTTTAAATAGTAAAAAGTCGTTATTTTTAGGAGTATTCACTGCTCATTTAACCTTAGCTATTACCATTGACAATTTTGGAAAAACATATAAAACATATCTGACCGAATTAACTAATGCGTAAAAAGAACTTGGCATAACACCGCTTATACTGTATTCTAAATTCCTTTTAAAATACTTTCGGATTTCTTATTTAGTTTGTATTCACTAAATTAAGTGCTTAAAATGCGCATCTAACTGTACACAAAGTGTTGGAAGCCAACTAAACACAAATTCTTATGAGAGCTGCAGTTTATAGAGAATATGGTCCTCCAGAAGTTCTTAAGTTAAGAGAAGTGAATAAACCACATCCAAAAGACAATGAAATTCTCGTCAAGATTCATGCAGCAACCGTTACTTCTGGCGATGTGCGCCTTCGCGCTTCCGACTTTCCGGCACTTTTTTGGTTACCGGCTAGACTGATTTTTGGGCTCTTTAAACCGAAAAAAAGCATATTAGGTCATGAACTATCTGGAGTGGTTGAAGACAAAGGAAAAAATGCAACAAAGTTTGAGATTGGTGACCACGTCTTTGGAACAACAACTATGCTTTCTGCTGGTTCCTATGCGGAATACGTTTGTTTACCTCAAGAGTGGAAACATGGTGTGGTTGAAAGTAAACCCAAAAACCTAAGTTTCCAAGAAGCTGCTGCCCTACCTATTGGAGCTATGACGGCTATGTACTTATTAGAGAAAGCACAGCTATCCAAAAATCAAAAAGTACTCATTTACGGTGCTTCTGGCAGTGTAGGCAGCTATGCAGTTCAAGTGGCAAAGCAACAAGGCGCTTCCGTAACAGCAGTATGTAGCGCTCCAAATTTTAAAATGGTCAAATCTCTTGGTGCGGACAATTTAATAGATTATAAAAAAGAAGACTATTCACTACTATTAGAAAAGTTCGATATTGTTTTTGATGCAGTTGGTAAAACAAGTAAGTCAAAAGCCAAAAAGGTTCTGACTAAAGGCGGAAGATTTGTTTCAGTAAAAATGCTGACCAAAGAAAAACCCGAACACCTTTCAAAAATTAGAACACTCGCTGAGGAGGGAAAACTGATTCCTTTCATTGACAAAACTTATCCATTAGAAGAGATAGTTACTGCTCATAAATATGTAGATCAGGGACATAAAAAAGGCAATGTTGTAATTGAAATATGAAGGTGAAGTGCATTTCA includes:
- a CDS encoding NAD(P)-dependent alcohol dehydrogenase; amino-acid sequence: MRAAVYREYGPPEVLKLREVNKPHPKDNEILVKIHAATVTSGDVRLRASDFPALFWLPARLIFGLFKPKKSILGHELSGVVEDKGKNATKFEIGDHVFGTTTMLSAGSYAEYVCLPQEWKHGVVESKPKNLSFQEAAALPIGAMTAMYLLEKAQLSKNQKVLIYGASGSVGSYAVQVAKQQGASVTAVCSAPNFKMVKSLGADNLIDYKKEDYSLLLEKFDIVFDAVGKTSKSKAKKVLTKGGRFVSVKMLTKEKPEHLSKIRTLAEEGKLIPFIDKTYPLEEIVTAHKYVDQGHKKGNVVIEI
- a CDS encoding MFS transporter, with protein sequence MKPRFHILPIIILSQFACTSLWFAGNAIVDELTLKTGLGPEIIGYVLSSVQLGFIIGTLVFGLFMIADRFSPSRVFMICSILAALCNFLLLSEVLSKWTLLFARFGTGFFLAGIYPVGMKIAADYYQKGLGKALGYLVGALVLGTAFPYFVSGTSLGSDFTLVIKITSALAIIGGLILWMFVPNGPFRKPSSKLSLGAGPLLFKLHSFRQAAFGYFGHMWELYAFWAFTPLAIQTYNDISGSELSVALSTGIIIALGGLSCVLGGLLSLRTGSRKVAVISLLLSGLFCLLSPLLFILPTSLFLIGWGFWGMAVTADSPQFSNLVAGSVPPELKGTALTLVNCIGFAVSIFSIQLLSALAETIDVTYLFTVLALGPAIGLFGLLGKQYKA
- a CDS encoding OmpA family protein; amino-acid sequence: MLCTILCHSQNLVVNPSFEEFIACPDNLGIAKNNIVGWSVPTDGTTDYFNTCSVAMGVPYNFNGNQKPKNGVGYLGFYLFAANDYREFAQGQLMEPLIKDTEYIVSFYISLAEKSKYGLKYIGVLFSENELTKSNSKSLIKYIKPESGVINFTEIGNPKYFADKEEWMYISFKTKARGGELFFTIGNFRNNLSTVKSTTKGIKSAGYYYLDMVSIKPVMNDPFDRDLQLDTNYVLNDVLFKTNEYSLDEKAKNSLKILADKLNNDPSLHLTVHTHTDTDGSDQYNKSLSTKRALAITQYLVLLGADKERLDFLGHGGEKPIADNSQPEGKKKNRRAEFQLSRGRFKDLETNTGFAETIFEDEQ
- a CDS encoding SMP-30/gluconolactonase/LRE family protein; translation: MLNIKSLFFFLALIWLNSCSGQKTELIALPFEQDLFPEGITIDSRTKTVYLNSLKHNKIVSSSIDGSNPKTFLESNEYNYLSGFGMTIKGDTLYALGNTLPEDKNSSILLFLQLSTGDLIDSYTLNDSDFHYWNDLAVSSTNEIFITDSESNKIYKIKRPDKSIAVFLDNKAIPNCNGITISPNDKHLYLASNNGIAIVDLSSKKLMNKPKEEYSSIDGLKYYKNNLYGIVNGWGEQSQNGLFKYELNSTGTEILKSKKLVEFTERFRIPTTFDICDGYIYFITNTQIDNLDGNTNKIIDTNKLEPYRMMKIKVE
- a CDS encoding nuclear transport factor 2 family protein, yielding MRIKYVLLITLLFSLPNLQAQQNTEVYLLDIKTVNGKTEMVNPRNISNNEGYDNQPSFYNENTILFSSTRRGQTDIAKYDIKSGALTYISDTPQGSEYSPLKIPGKNSTSAIRLDTTGLQRLYEYSIWDGTYTEILKDLSIGYHVWYDEETIVSAALGNEGLNLVISNIKNGSHDTIYNNVGRSLHKIPDKNLISFISKNSDPWEVKSLNPKTGKIKTITSMFKNTDDVCWLSNGHIIAADNKTLMEIAPEESKEWKRFLRLDKKGLNNISRIAVSPNGSHLSVVVEQTPEAIVQNQLDAYNARDLKAFLNTYSEDIQVFNFPNELSFEGKEVLKERYGAFFESTPDLHCKIKNRIIIGNKIIDKEKVTINGETHWVVAIYEVENGKIAKVTFVR
- a CDS encoding nuclear transport factor 2 family protein yields the protein MRTINKITLFTLAVLFTPLIFNAQEISATMEFENAEANVAIVSNYVNALQNEDVQTMVAQLADDAKIYGLTGGPSNEMSPTQLSEYYKESFATTKHKIDENTAYAPIKVTGGINEGEWVMVWTTDTISHKETGQEIAIPAQVTCILENGKIAMMAHYYDQLNVMMSMGYTLQPPSKE
- a CDS encoding bifunctional alpha,alpha-trehalose-phosphate synthase (UDP-forming)/trehalose-phosphatase, with translation MGKTIIISNRLPVQLQISNGDITAIPSVGGLATGMKSVHSGGDSLWIGWSGLTEEDIPKELEPKIDAALAEHGSSKVKLTEEEVDGFYYGFSNRTIWPLFHYFLEYSEFQLAYWESYKKVNQKFADAILANTEDGDTIWVHDYQLMLVPQMVRKERPNVSIGFFLHIPFPSFEIFRTLPWREELLEGVLGSDLIGFHTYDYERHFLSSVRRLLGLEVSFNDITMGDHVIKVDSFPMGIDYKKFSDAAKIHYNRAESEQSELQQRLNTHKETDPDAKFILSIDRLDYSKGIAKRLNAFEYFLNKYPQYKEKVRLIILAVPSRSNVPQYQLLKREIDELVGRINGEFSTVSWTPIWYFYRSMPFENLIDLYTSSDIAWLTPLRDGMNLVAKEYIATRTDQTGVLILSEMAGSANEMNESLLVNPNNFEQTADALDEAINMPVEEQKARNSVLQKRLARYNVEKWANDFMTSLKSQKEREAANVSHKLTDKIFESISEKYTTAKKRLLFLDYDGTLAGFHNDPQKASPDEQLYKLLDILNNQPGTVLYLISGRDKDTFTKWFLPKKYNMIVEHGVWISQEGEPFRMLENVKNDWMEHVRPVLESFVDRTPGSFIEEKNYSLAWHYRKTDPDFGEKRAMELSETLTSLIGTDDLSLLNGNKVVEVKSSNVNKGRASSRILGEDEYDFVFAIGDDWTDEFMFQELPESTVTVKVGRQQTSARFYVENTLKVRDLLQKFAKL